In the genome of Neodiprion pinetum isolate iyNeoPine1 chromosome 2, iyNeoPine1.2, whole genome shotgun sequence, one region contains:
- the EMC4 gene encoding ER membrane protein complex subunit 4: MATSKPNTRKLKWSLDFAHKNKQEKSVDVAAPPGYNPSVALAHNTEALRESDSNHLIIKKSWDLALGPLKQVPMNLFIMYMAGNSISIFPIMMVGMLIIRPVKALFTLQQTFKVIEGTHAFGQKFVFFLGQLVNIALALYKCQSMGLLPTHASDWLAFVEPQTRVEYGGGGIIYV; the protein is encoded by the exons ATGGCTACATCGAAGCCAAATACAAGGAAATTGAAGTGGTCCCTGGATTTCGCTCACAA AAATAAACAGGAAAAGAGCGTGGATGTGGCAGCACCTCCAGGCTACAATCCGTCGGTAGCCCTAGCACATAACACAGAAGCCCTTAGAGAATCAGACTCTAATCATCTGATAATAAAGAAATCATGGGACCTGGCACTTGGTCCACTGAAGCAGGTTCCAATGAATCTCTTCATTATGTACATGGCTGGTAACTCGATATCGATTTTCCCAATAATGATGGTTGGCATGCTGATCATAAGACCCGTAAAGGCCTTATTCACACTACAACAGA CCTTCAAAGTTATAGAAGGAACACATGCTTTTGGACAGAAGTTTGTGTTTTTCCTTGGTCAACTGGTGAACATTGCCCTGGCGCTTTACAAATGCCAGTCCATGGGTCTGCTGCCGACACATGCCTCAGACTGGTTAGCATTTGTCGAACCACAAACAAGGGTCGAATATGGCGGTGGAGGaattatatacgtgtaa
- the LOC124211903 gene encoding transcription factor Adf-1-like has translation MASGDVTNYLKETELLVRLVRERPALYDRSRTDFKDPAYKQFMWQEIGDLMGCTSQEIYKKWISLRDRYTAEHRKLKKNPGLAQSGWPFYESMRFLEKHIIERRRILPHIYGSLRDTELIKETTNVKLESFDSGVLGDSPWDGGIDNSLPVEIGYVENPGTDQVVTPDAVTIVPPSKRYRSISPSTSPISIKRDKLKLEEGLLDSLRDIGNATKQIASAVSDAENADKLFGKMVGVMVGELNSDDKNRAKIHIMSYLCTHGYKNNESN, from the exons ATGGCAAG tGGAGATGTGACTAATTATCTTAAGGAAACTGAATTGCTTGTCCGATTGGTTCGTGAAAGACCAGCACTCTATGATAGATCAAGAACAGACTTCAAAGATCCTGCGTATAAACAATTCATGTGGCAGGAAATTGGAGATCTAATGGGATGCACAT CACAGGAAATTTATAAGAAATGGATAAGTTTGCGTGATCGTTACACAGCGGAACATCGGAAACTCAAAAAAAATCCTGGCCTTGCGCAGTCAGGCTGGCCTTTTTACGAATCTATGAGGTTCTTGGAAAAACATATCATAGAGCGAAG AAGAATCCTTCCTCATATATATGGCTCACTGAGGGACACTGAGCTTATAAAAGAGACAACTAATGTCAAACTTGAATCTTTTGATTCTGGTGTGTTGGGCGACTCTCCGTGGGATGGGGGGATCGATAATTCTTTACCAGTAGAAATTGGTTACGTTGAAAACCCTGGAACAGATCAAGTTGTCACACCTGATGCTGTAACGATCGTTCCGCCGAGCAAGAGATACAGAAGCATATCTCCCAGTACTTCCCCAATCTCTATAAAGAGAGACAAGTTGAAACTAGAAGAAGGGCTTCTAGATAGTCTTCGTGATATAGGGAATGCTACCAAGCAGATAGCATCAGCAGTGTCAGATGCAGAAAACGCAGATAAACTGTTTGGAAAGATGGTTGGTGTGATGGTTGGAGAATTGAATAGTGATGATAAGAATAGAGCAAAAATCCATATAATGTCTTACCTATGCACGCACGGATATAAAAACAATGAATCGAATTGA
- the THG gene encoding probable tRNA(His) guanylyltransferase — MKPTLFRNVFSPSAQMVINKPLSLTALTMAKSKYEYVKDFEVEDKCLPNCWIVVRIDGRGFSKFAEAHQFVKPNDIAALELMNRAAVTVMDDFREIVLSYGQSDEYSFVFRKDTQLFKRRGSKLMSNVNSLFTSAYVYHWPRFFRGRELHYPPSFDARVVLYPTDKNLRDYLAWRQADVHVNNLYNTCFWNLVLKRKMTATQAEEKLRGTLAAHKNELLFQEFGINYNNEPPTFRKGTTLVRKLVPDGNGRLKPLVVALVDDIIGDRFWKENPEVIGLKSLATFQPSGLPSNPPLPQPSAVHVVHPGHATHHQVNNKTPAVTGRPNTLNALNTLNTSNEDGNTERNPEADKHKMQCEPSESDRARCKP, encoded by the exons ATGAAACCTACTCTCTTTAGAAACGTCTTTAGTCCGAGTGCGCAAATGGTTATAAACAAGCCCTTGAGTTTAACTGCATTAACGATGGCAAAAAGTAAGTACGAGTACGTTAAGGACTTCGAGGTAGAGGATAAGTGCTTGCCGAACTGTTGGATCGTCGTTCGTATTGATGGACGAGGCTTCTCCAAGTTTGCTGAAGCCCACCAGTTCGTCAAACCGAATGACATTGCTGCTTTGGAGCTGATGAACCGAGCCGCCGTTACTGTTATGGACGATTTCAGAGAGATCGTACTCTCTTACGGACAAAGTGACGAGTACTCCTTCGTTTTCAGAAAAGATACTCAACTCTTTAAGCGCAGAG GCTCCAAGCTGATGTCCAATGTCAACTCGCTTTTCACCTCTGCCTACGTCTATCACTGGCCAAGATTCTTTCGTGGCAGAGAACTCCACTACCCACCCTCTTTTGATGCCAGAGTTGTTCTTTATCCAACGGATAAAAATCTGCGGGATTATCTTGCTTGGCGCCAAGCTGATGTCCATGTcaacaatttatacaataCCTGTTTCTGGAATCTTGTCCTGAAGAGAAAAATGACTGCAACTCAA gcggaagaaaaattaagaGGCACTTTAGCTGCtcataaaaatgaattacttTTCCAAGAGTTTGGCATCAACTACAACAACGAACCACCCACATTCAGGAAAGGAACCACACTGGTCCGAAAGCTGGTTCCTGACGGTAATGGCAGACTGAAGCCCTTGGTCGTAGCCTTGGTTGATGACATTATTGGGGATCGATTTTGGAAGGAAAATCCAGAAGTTATAGGATTGAAAAGCTTGGCCACTTTTCAGCCCTCTGGTCTTCCAAGCAACCCCCCACTTCCTCAGCCTTCAGCAGTCCATGTGGTGCACCCAGGTCATGCCACTCATCACCAAGTAAACAATAAAACTCCGGCTGTAACTGGTCGTCCTAATACCCTAAATGCACTGAATACGTTGAATACGTCGAACGAGGATGGAAATACTGAGAGAAACCCAGAAGCGGACAAACACAAAATGCAGTGTGAACCATCTGAGAGTGATAGAGCCCGATGTAAGCCATAA
- the Rpn3 gene encoding probable 26S proteasome non-ATPase regulatory subunit 3 translates to MGVPGGRGVEAMEVEVPGGADAPAGDGDVGEKKDVDLLTIHDLREHTRQIEKAVQNKEPRFILRVLRALPNTRRKLNPVVLRGIIGGFYTRSAVEKDALLAWVEEPMDTEGAQAAIQRFRSSALPLLPEIDAYVHLLVLVRLIDTHKHEDAVRCSEALVQKITAQNRRTIDLIAAKCYFYHTRAYELTNQLDKIRGFLHSRLRTATLRNDYEGQAVLINCLLRNYLHYNLYDQADKLVLKSTFPETASNNEWARFLYYLGRIKAARLEYSAAHKYLVQAMRKAPQTTAVGFRQTVQKLAVTVELLLGDIPERQIFRQAALRRSLAPYFQLTQAVRLGNLQRFGEVLENFGPQFRSDHTFTLILRLRHNVIKTAIRSIGLSYSRISPADIARKLGLDSGVDAEFIVAKAIRDGVIEATLDPENGYMRSKETTDIYCTREPLLAFHQRITFCLDLHNQSVKAMRYPPKSYGKDLESAEERREREQQDLELAKEMAEEDDDGFP, encoded by the coding sequence ATGGGAGTTCCTGGAGGTAGAGGTGTTGAGGCGATGGAAGTCGAAGTTCCTGGAGGTGCAGATGCGCCTGCTGGTGATGGGGACGTGGGTGAGAAAAAGGATGTAGATCTTCTGACAATCCATGACCTCCGTGAGCACACTAGGCAAATAGAAAAGGCTGTTCAAAACAAGGAGCCACGCTTCATTCTACGTGTTCTTCGGGCCCTTCCTAACACCAGGCGTAAACTAAATCCCGTTGTCCTGCGTGGTATAATTGGAGGCTTTTACACTCGTTCAGCAGTAGAAAAAGATGCTCTTCTTGCCTGGGTAGAGGAGCCGATGGACACTGAGGGTGCGCAGGCAGCCATTCAGCGATTCCGCAGCTCTGCTTTGCCGTTGCTACCTGAAATCGATGCATACGTTCATCTGCTAGTCCTTGTCAGGCTCATAGACACCCATAAACACGAGGATGCTGTGCGTTGTTCCGAGGCCCTCGTTCAGAAGATTACTGCGCAGAATCGAAGAACAATCGATCTCATCGCAGCAAAGTGTTACTTTTACCATACCAGAGCATACGAACTTACTAATCAACTGGACAAGATCAGAGGTTTTTTGCACTCAAGATTGAGGACTGCTACCCTGCGCAACGATTATGAGGGCCAAGCTGTACTGATAAACTGCCTGCTACGTAACTACTTACATTATAATTTGTACGACCAGGCAGACAAGCTGGTCCTTAAATCCACATTTCCAGAAACAGCTAGCAATAATGAATGGGCTAGATTTCTGTACTACTTAGGTAGAATAAAGGCTGCTCGGCTTGAGTACTCAGCTGCCCACAAGTATTTGGTACAGGCCATGCGAAAAGCACCTCAAACCACTGCTGTTGGATTTCGACAAACTGTTCAGAAGCTGGCCGTTACCGTCGAGCTTTTACTAGGAGATATTCCAGAACGGCAGATATTTAGGCAGGCAGCATTACGTCGCTCGCTTGCTCCTTACTTTCAGTTAACTCAGGCAGTTAGACTTGGAAACTTGCAACGCTTCGGGGAGGTGTTGGAAAATTTCGGTCCCCAGTTTCGCTCGGACCACACTTTCACTCTGATTCTCCGGCTGAGACACAACGTTATCAAGACTGCTATTCGATCCATAGGGTTGTCCTACTCCCGTATATCCCCTGCAGATATTGCCAGAAAACTTGGTCTTGATTCTGGTGTTGATGCAGAATTTATTGTGGCAAAGGCAATACGTGATGGAGTTATCGAGGCAACGCTTGATCCAGAGAATGGATACATGCGCAGCAAGGAAACGACTGATATATACTGTACTAGGGAGCCACTGCTCGCTTTCCATCAGCGTATCACCTTCTGCTTAGACCTACACAATCAGAGTGTTAAGGCAATGCGCTATCCTCCAAAATCGTATGGAAAAGATTTGGAGTCTGCGGAGGAACGTAGAGAGCGTGAACAGCAGGATTTGGAACTTGCCAAGGAAATGGCAGAAGAGGACGATGATGGATTCccataa
- the sicily gene encoding NADH dehydrogenase (ubiquinone) complex I, assembly factor 6, which yields MASILVNSRSATINKCSLLIEHFCTPLLTRFKATSAKQTPAEYCLDLVRKYDYENYLCALLLPNTVRSAALAIRAFNIEVARVEEQASDTTIGKMRLKFWEDTVDKIYNDTPPRNPVALELHRIVRKHKLSKHYLKRLIVARSEKLTLSVFPSLESLEAYAENTASPVYYLLLEASDIKHVRVDHAASHLGKAHGITNLIRSILYNAQRRSIVIPQDIMMKHNLSTEEVLRGKSRKEIGDAVFDVSSRAKLHLEKARSLRNDVPKKASAIFLPAITIDFYLERLRRMDFDIYHPSLQHRSALLPIILFWKKLRSLPY from the exons ATGGCATCGATCTTAGTAAATAGCCGGTCGGCGACAATTAACAAGTGCTCCTTACTTATCGAACATTTCTGCACTCCACTACTTACGCGCTTTAAGGCTACATCAGCAAAGCAAACGCCGGCAGAGTACTGCTTGGATTTGGTTAG GAAATATGACTACGAGAATTACCTCTGTGCTTTACTTCTTCCAAACACAGTGCGGTCCGCAGCACTTGCTATCAGAGCTTTCAACATCGAAGTAGCAAGAGTGGAGGAACAAGCAAGTGACACCACCATTGGAAAGatgagattgaaattttgggAGGATACAGTGGATAAAATCTACAATGACACTCCACCTAGAAATCCAGTTGCCTTGGAGCTACATCGG attGTTAGAAAGCATAAGCTTTCGAAACACTATTTGAAACGCCTTATAGTTGCCCGTTCAGAAAAACTAACTCTCTCCGTGTTCCCGAGCCTTGAATCTCTGGAAGCATATGCCGAAAATACAGCTTCACCAGTTTATTACTTGCTACTGGAAGCAAGCGACATAAAACATGTCCGTGTCGATCATGCGGCCAGTCACTTAGGCAAAGCACACGGAATTACAAATCTAATTCGTTCGATTCTCTACAATGCTCAGAGACGGTCTATCGTTATTCCTCAGGACATAATGATGAAGCATAACCTTTCTACAGAAGAGGTACTTCGAGGAAAGTCACGAAAAGAGATTGGTGATGCTGTTTTCGATGTTTCCTCAAGAGCTAAGCTACACCTGGAAAAG gCTCGTTCACTGCGCAATGACGTGCCAAAGAAAGCAAGTGCAATTTTCCTCCCAGCTATCACAATTGACTTCTATCTAGAACGGCTCAGGCGAATGGACTTTGATATCTATCATCCAAGCCTCCAACACAGGAGTGCCCTATTACCGATAATACTGTTCTGGAAAAAGCTACGTTCTCTTCCATATTAA
- the LOC124211893 gene encoding zinc finger protein 567 isoform X2, translated as MWKSQVEQHRKAERERLRAEREHTELEIVTPELDHFGLQAEGDHIERQIVIKIMPDGTLYTAEHEMSLQMEGLDKPRRKRGRPPKAHTEAETKENVKELKQEVGSQGEEDKQEEELEEVDGDGRRRRKRKVPKRFMEAVQGKELERIFKEEGVIDEEDDDEPGDDFDDPEERLNLPTTDGHEEIIGHLETQEGKDLGELVIVNRGRGRGRPRLRRRKTKFTCNLCGRGFLQRSRYIMHKSFHKGVKYECLECKKQFTNRDNFGLHQKTTGHTGEGIIENPEENEVRNQEPPTTEGTENAAAASPKETQDVPGEASVAEEKPREVGGKMIECELCQKQFQSKQSYEVHAKVVHQGEKPYTCNICNKTFAYHTSLKGHMLAHEANKSDKGFPCDICGKVLNHPSSVVYHKEAEHNNGRRFVCNKCGKSFKHKQLLQRHQLVHSDDRPYVCKSCGATFKTKANLINHQSIHTGEKKYFCELCGQQFAHKTSLTLHYRWHTGHKPYTCEVCSKSFSQNGNLQEHMRIHTGEKPYCCDYCGRKFTTSSQFKLHVKRHTGERPWKCEFCAKCFLHKDTWKCHVRRHKGERPFQCAHCNRGFTEQWALKKHLRLHTGEKPYSCNICGKAFADCSNLTKHKKVHRENKVVDVGELAENSPIGEVWQILPGAQQGDENSLGDQVTQVIGTDEASGDGIQQIIYVSYQDPDDPNQSRTLHFVDAGMMENKEVAAVAGSQSLPSLDVEDEDETTQQPVQDEENLEPDERINMELAESDLQLQITDEEGNPIPLSIQDARQLLSEGQFVSQLGDCQTIRVHSGVLTQELAQQLEVEDQGSMPIEDPNETVTEDPSSTVALTSTTHTDAEDIVKALEDEDTDATAVAAVNQMETEEQTEDIMDGEQTIEFTTQDGQKVRLVTSYHVDPMQLASEYLTIV; from the exons ATGTGGAAATCACAAGTCGAACAACATCGCAAGGCTGAGAGGGAGCGCCTTCGTGCTGAAAGGGAACACACTGAGTTGGAAATTGTCACTCCTGAACTTGATCATTTTGGATTACAAGCTGAGGGCGATCACATTGAACGGCAAATTGTTATTAAAA TCATGCCAGATGGAACTCTGTATACGGCGGAACATGAGATGAGTTTACAAATGGAAGGGTTGGATAAGCCTAGAAGAAAACGAGGCCGACCCCCGAAGGCCCATACTGAGGCTGAGACTAAG GAGAATGTAAAGGAATTGAAACAAGAAGTCGGCAGTCAAGGGGAAGAAGATAAGCAAGAGGAGGAACTTGAGGAAGTAGATGGTGATGGTAGACGTCGCCGAAAACGAAAAGTGCCCAAAAG ATTCATGGAAGCTGTGCAGGGAAAGGAACTAGAGAGGATATTTAAAGAAGAAGGAGTAATCGATGAAGAAGATGATGATGAGCCTGGAGATGACTTTGATGATCCGGAAGAACGACTGAATTTGCCAACAACGGACGGTCATGAAG AAATTATCGGGCATCTGGAGACTCAAGAGGGGAAAGATCTTGGTGAACTAGTGATAGTAAATCGTGGAAGAGGCAGAGGCAGGCCACGGCTTCGGCGACGTAAGACCAAATTCACATGTAATTTGTGTGGACGAGGATTTCTGCAGCGTAGCAGATATATTATGCACAA GAGCTTTCACAAAGGCGTCAAGTACGAATGCCTCGAGTGTAAGAAGCAGTTTACGAATAGAGACAATTTTGGTCTTCATCAGAAAACTACAGGACACACTGGCGAAGGAATAATAGAAAATCCAGAGGAAAACGAGGTTCGCAATCAAGAGCCTCCAACAACTGAG GGAACGGAAAATGCAGCAGCTGCGTCACCCAAAGAGACGCAAGATGTACCTGGAGAAGCTTCTGTGGCAGAAGAAAAACCGCGTGAAGTTGGTGGAAAAATGATAGAGTGTGAACTCTGCCAAAAACAATTCCAGTCAAAGCAGAGCTATGAGGTTCATGCAAAGGTTGTTCACCAAGGGGAAAAACCTTATACGTGCAACATATGTAACAAGACCTTTGCCTATCACACAAGCCTAAAAGGGCACATGCTTGCACATGAG GCTAATAAATCTGACAAGGGATTTCCTTGTGACATATGTGGAAAGGTTCTAAATCATCCTAGCTCAGTTGTGTACCACAAGGAGGCTGAGCACAATAATGGCCGTCGTTTCGTATGCAATAAGTGTGGAAAAAGCTTCAAGCACAAACAGCTGTTGCAGCGTCACCAGCTGGTACACTCGGATGATCGCCCATATGTTTGCAAGTCTTGTGGTGCTACTTTCAAGACTAAAGCCAATCTGATAAATCACCAATCCATCCACACTGGAGAGAAAAAGTATTTCTGCGAATTATGTGGACAGCAATTTGCACACAAGACCAGTCTCACCCTGCATTATAG ATGGCATACAGGTCACAAACCTTACACATGTGAAGTGTGTagtaaaagtttttcacagAACGGCAATCTGCAGGAACATATGAGAATTCACACAGGAGAAAAGCCTTACTGTTGTGATTACTGCGGTCGAAAGTTTACCACCTCCTCGCAGTTCAAACTTCACGTCAAACGACATACGGGCGAGCGTCCCTGGAAATGTGAATTTTGCGCAAAATGCTTCCTGCACAAGGATACGTGGAAGTGTCACGTCAGACGGCATAAGGGTGAACGCCCCTTCCAATGTGCCCACTGCAATCGGGGGTTTACTGAGCAGTGGGCTCTCAAAAAACATCTACGATTACACACAG GGGAAAAGCCATACTCATGTAATATCTGTGGTAAAGCTTTCGCTGATTGCTCGAACCTCACTAAACACAAAAAG gtgcacAGAGAAAATAAAGTGGTTGATGTCGGGGAGCTTGCAGAAAATTCTCCCATCGGCGAGGTATGGCAGATATTACCTGGTGCACAACAGGGCGACGAGAATTCACTTGGAGATCAAGTGACTCAAGTTATTGGAACTGATGAGGCATCGGGTGATGGCATACAGCAAATTATATATGTGTCGTATCAAGATCCAGACGATCCGAATCAGTCGAGAACATTACACTTTG TTGATGCTGGAATGATGGAGAATAAGGAGGTAGCTGCAGTAGCAGGGAGCCAATCATTGCCGTCTTTGGACGTCGAAGATGAAGATGAGACAACCCAACAGCCTGTACAAGATGAAGAGAATCTCGAGCCAGATGAGAGAATTAACATGGAATTAGCCGAGTCTGACTTACAACTGCAG ATTACCGATGAGGAAGGAAATCCTATTCCACTTTCAATACAAGATGCACGACAATTACTGTCAGAAGGTCAGTTTGTCAGTCAATTGGGTGACTGTCAGACAATTAGAGTTCACTCAGGAGTCTTAACTCAAGAATTGGCGCAACAACTAGAAGTTGAAGATCAAGGTTCCATGCCGATCGAGGATCCAAACGAAACCGTAACAGAGGATCCAAGTAGCACCGTAGCCTTGACTTCGACAACTCACACTGACGCTGAAGACATTGTCAAGGCGTTGGAG GATGAGGATACTGATGCGACAGCTGTTGCTGCCGTTAATCAGATGGAAACCGAGGAACAGACTGAAGACATAATGGATGGTGAGCAAACGATAGAATTCACAACTCAAGATGGTCAGAAAGTGCGACTTGTAACGTCCTACCACGTCGACCCAATGCAACTTGCCTCCGAATACTTGACTATTGTGTAG
- the LOC124211893 gene encoding zinc finger protein 567 isoform X1, giving the protein MEVPLYDSAVCRLCAEDNGNGEFLYAADGEESDLSSMVNRYLPLKIRDDGKLPRTICPGCNIQLEATVQFFELLVEGQKKIREMWKSQVEQHRKAERERLRAEREHTELEIVTPELDHFGLQAEGDHIERQIVIKIMPDGTLYTAEHEMSLQMEGLDKPRRKRGRPPKAHTEAETKENVKELKQEVGSQGEEDKQEEELEEVDGDGRRRRKRKVPKRFMEAVQGKELERIFKEEGVIDEEDDDEPGDDFDDPEERLNLPTTDGHEEIIGHLETQEGKDLGELVIVNRGRGRGRPRLRRRKTKFTCNLCGRGFLQRSRYIMHKSFHKGVKYECLECKKQFTNRDNFGLHQKTTGHTGEGIIENPEENEVRNQEPPTTEGTENAAAASPKETQDVPGEASVAEEKPREVGGKMIECELCQKQFQSKQSYEVHAKVVHQGEKPYTCNICNKTFAYHTSLKGHMLAHEANKSDKGFPCDICGKVLNHPSSVVYHKEAEHNNGRRFVCNKCGKSFKHKQLLQRHQLVHSDDRPYVCKSCGATFKTKANLINHQSIHTGEKKYFCELCGQQFAHKTSLTLHYRWHTGHKPYTCEVCSKSFSQNGNLQEHMRIHTGEKPYCCDYCGRKFTTSSQFKLHVKRHTGERPWKCEFCAKCFLHKDTWKCHVRRHKGERPFQCAHCNRGFTEQWALKKHLRLHTGEKPYSCNICGKAFADCSNLTKHKKVHRENKVVDVGELAENSPIGEVWQILPGAQQGDENSLGDQVTQVIGTDEASGDGIQQIIYVSYQDPDDPNQSRTLHFVDAGMMENKEVAAVAGSQSLPSLDVEDEDETTQQPVQDEENLEPDERINMELAESDLQLQITDEEGNPIPLSIQDARQLLSEGQFVSQLGDCQTIRVHSGVLTQELAQQLEVEDQGSMPIEDPNETVTEDPSSTVALTSTTHTDAEDIVKALEDEDTDATAVAAVNQMETEEQTEDIMDGEQTIEFTTQDGQKVRLVTSYHVDPMQLASEYLTIV; this is encoded by the exons ATGGAGGTCCCGCTTTATGATTCAGCGGTTTGTCGATTATGTGCCGAAGACAATGGCAACGGAGAATTCTTGTACGCAGCCGACGGCGAAGAGTCGGATTTAAGCTCCATGGTGAACCGCTACTTGCCACTGAAG ATACGAGATGACGGTAAACTACCTCGCACTATCTGCCCAGGATGCAACATCCAGCTGGAGGCAACTGTACAGTTCTTCGAATTACTCGTCGAAGGGCAAAAGAAAATTCGTGAGATGTGGAAATCACAAGTCGAACAACATCGCAAGGCTGAGAGGGAGCGCCTTCGTGCTGAAAGGGAACACACTGAGTTGGAAATTGTCACTCCTGAACTTGATCATTTTGGATTACAAGCTGAGGGCGATCACATTGAACGGCAAATTGTTATTAAAA TCATGCCAGATGGAACTCTGTATACGGCGGAACATGAGATGAGTTTACAAATGGAAGGGTTGGATAAGCCTAGAAGAAAACGAGGCCGACCCCCGAAGGCCCATACTGAGGCTGAGACTAAG GAGAATGTAAAGGAATTGAAACAAGAAGTCGGCAGTCAAGGGGAAGAAGATAAGCAAGAGGAGGAACTTGAGGAAGTAGATGGTGATGGTAGACGTCGCCGAAAACGAAAAGTGCCCAAAAG ATTCATGGAAGCTGTGCAGGGAAAGGAACTAGAGAGGATATTTAAAGAAGAAGGAGTAATCGATGAAGAAGATGATGATGAGCCTGGAGATGACTTTGATGATCCGGAAGAACGACTGAATTTGCCAACAACGGACGGTCATGAAG AAATTATCGGGCATCTGGAGACTCAAGAGGGGAAAGATCTTGGTGAACTAGTGATAGTAAATCGTGGAAGAGGCAGAGGCAGGCCACGGCTTCGGCGACGTAAGACCAAATTCACATGTAATTTGTGTGGACGAGGATTTCTGCAGCGTAGCAGATATATTATGCACAA GAGCTTTCACAAAGGCGTCAAGTACGAATGCCTCGAGTGTAAGAAGCAGTTTACGAATAGAGACAATTTTGGTCTTCATCAGAAAACTACAGGACACACTGGCGAAGGAATAATAGAAAATCCAGAGGAAAACGAGGTTCGCAATCAAGAGCCTCCAACAACTGAG GGAACGGAAAATGCAGCAGCTGCGTCACCCAAAGAGACGCAAGATGTACCTGGAGAAGCTTCTGTGGCAGAAGAAAAACCGCGTGAAGTTGGTGGAAAAATGATAGAGTGTGAACTCTGCCAAAAACAATTCCAGTCAAAGCAGAGCTATGAGGTTCATGCAAAGGTTGTTCACCAAGGGGAAAAACCTTATACGTGCAACATATGTAACAAGACCTTTGCCTATCACACAAGCCTAAAAGGGCACATGCTTGCACATGAG GCTAATAAATCTGACAAGGGATTTCCTTGTGACATATGTGGAAAGGTTCTAAATCATCCTAGCTCAGTTGTGTACCACAAGGAGGCTGAGCACAATAATGGCCGTCGTTTCGTATGCAATAAGTGTGGAAAAAGCTTCAAGCACAAACAGCTGTTGCAGCGTCACCAGCTGGTACACTCGGATGATCGCCCATATGTTTGCAAGTCTTGTGGTGCTACTTTCAAGACTAAAGCCAATCTGATAAATCACCAATCCATCCACACTGGAGAGAAAAAGTATTTCTGCGAATTATGTGGACAGCAATTTGCACACAAGACCAGTCTCACCCTGCATTATAG ATGGCATACAGGTCACAAACCTTACACATGTGAAGTGTGTagtaaaagtttttcacagAACGGCAATCTGCAGGAACATATGAGAATTCACACAGGAGAAAAGCCTTACTGTTGTGATTACTGCGGTCGAAAGTTTACCACCTCCTCGCAGTTCAAACTTCACGTCAAACGACATACGGGCGAGCGTCCCTGGAAATGTGAATTTTGCGCAAAATGCTTCCTGCACAAGGATACGTGGAAGTGTCACGTCAGACGGCATAAGGGTGAACGCCCCTTCCAATGTGCCCACTGCAATCGGGGGTTTACTGAGCAGTGGGCTCTCAAAAAACATCTACGATTACACACAG GGGAAAAGCCATACTCATGTAATATCTGTGGTAAAGCTTTCGCTGATTGCTCGAACCTCACTAAACACAAAAAG gtgcacAGAGAAAATAAAGTGGTTGATGTCGGGGAGCTTGCAGAAAATTCTCCCATCGGCGAGGTATGGCAGATATTACCTGGTGCACAACAGGGCGACGAGAATTCACTTGGAGATCAAGTGACTCAAGTTATTGGAACTGATGAGGCATCGGGTGATGGCATACAGCAAATTATATATGTGTCGTATCAAGATCCAGACGATCCGAATCAGTCGAGAACATTACACTTTG TTGATGCTGGAATGATGGAGAATAAGGAGGTAGCTGCAGTAGCAGGGAGCCAATCATTGCCGTCTTTGGACGTCGAAGATGAAGATGAGACAACCCAACAGCCTGTACAAGATGAAGAGAATCTCGAGCCAGATGAGAGAATTAACATGGAATTAGCCGAGTCTGACTTACAACTGCAG ATTACCGATGAGGAAGGAAATCCTATTCCACTTTCAATACAAGATGCACGACAATTACTGTCAGAAGGTCAGTTTGTCAGTCAATTGGGTGACTGTCAGACAATTAGAGTTCACTCAGGAGTCTTAACTCAAGAATTGGCGCAACAACTAGAAGTTGAAGATCAAGGTTCCATGCCGATCGAGGATCCAAACGAAACCGTAACAGAGGATCCAAGTAGCACCGTAGCCTTGACTTCGACAACTCACACTGACGCTGAAGACATTGTCAAGGCGTTGGAG GATGAGGATACTGATGCGACAGCTGTTGCTGCCGTTAATCAGATGGAAACCGAGGAACAGACTGAAGACATAATGGATGGTGAGCAAACGATAGAATTCACAACTCAAGATGGTCAGAAAGTGCGACTTGTAACGTCCTACCACGTCGACCCAATGCAACTTGCCTCCGAATACTTGACTATTGTGTAG